A window of Carassius carassius chromosome 48, fCarCar2.1, whole genome shotgun sequence genomic DNA:
TGACTCAGATAAGCATCTAAAACTCTGATGTAAGCAATCACCTGTGACAGCCTGCTAAGAGTAGCATTACTTCAGTGAGACTTACACACCCATAAAACACCTATGACTAACTATATGACATTTATAAGTTTAACATGAATCCATAGAGCTATCAATCACAAATAGTTATTTATTTCATTAGGCGTATTAATGAACGTGTCCAAACACGTGCGCGTGGAATTATCCATATACAATCACCTACCGTTGAGAAAAATGGCTGTCGGAACAGCTATTAACACAACGATCACTACGATCCCAAATGCTGCCAGAATCCATTTTCCAATTCCCTGAAATGTGTTAAGAATAACCATCACttttaaatccatttttaaatcaatcatATACGTCCAACGTAGCACCTTGTGATAATCTCCAAATGCGCTTTTACGCACAACTTTCTAAAGTTAAAAACGTACTTTTACAAACAGTGCATACACTATTTACACTATTTAGTACTTACTTACCATCTTAGAGAGTCAAATGCCAGAGACTTGGTTCAGAATTCCGTTATTTCCCAGCGCAATTCGGTTTCTCTGTTGCGCGCGGACGCTCCCGAGAGTCGAATAGAGCACGAGTGTTAAATATTACCTCAACTTTGCTTGTTAAGGAAACAATAAAAGGGTGACAGATTAAAGTTCGCATTCCTTTAAAACGCGGTATCTTAGTCagtgatacagtattttttttctgtaacgcATGCCAAAACTGTAATGAAGCTGAGTGTGGCGTtttcttgcacacacacacacacacaaatgtcctCGAGATTGTCACGACGGCATGTTATGAGGGAAAAGAGTCAGCACATCACCTGTTAAAatcaacacacaaaaaaactgtcCTCAAAGAATaatcattttacatttgcattattAAACCCTTTATATTTGCTTTATTACATGAGCCTTCAGCCTTGAGGATGACTCGTGAGAATCGTGTATATGCATGCATCAGTGATATCCAATTCGCGAACCGTTCTTTTGAACTGATTCGATTTGGTAATAATGACTCGGTCGAAATGATTCGCAAAGCGCTAATAAATACAAAACTCGTGTATGTTGGAAAAAtcgctttttaaaaaatgtttgtaatgACTTCTAGTtctattaatatttgaaatactAGTCTTTGTTGTTCAGGTGCTGGTCCAGCATGCTCTAAAAAGTGATAAACAGCCATTTTACAACAAAAAGCAGTATGATTCAGGTCTATATGATGCATTacgtttttctaaattaaaaaacagTGCTATTTTCTCCATATGAATCGTAGCTTATGGAAAGCCAGCATTCCCTCGCACATCCTGTAACGGCCTGTTTTCTCACAGTTTTACAGCAGGTCGCATATTGCCTCTCAAAGCACAAAATTTATGATGGTCATTGATAAAGCAAATAATAAATAACGTGAGGTGACATAGGCGCACTTCCATGAGTTGTTTTAAAGAAGATGAAGCATGTGTTTGACCCTAGCAGAAAACCAATTCCCTGATTCAAGTTTGTAAGGATTTAACAACACAAATAcaacctaaaaaaaaactaaattttttttaaaataaaccttCTAACATAATTGAATGAAGTAAGTCTCAAAAGGCTATTCTACCCTTATgagacaaaaatatattgcagtatactGGAAAATaccatgtaatatattaggcatatattcttatatatgggatttaatattgattttttccaatatattgcaatatattgaaagcggcaatcatttgtatattttgcaatatattatataatatatatatatatatatatcatcaatattttattcaatgtattcaaatatataatatattagaaaataaaaagggaaaataatatattacaatttatcacaatatattttaagaaatatattggtaaatatattttcctttcgtaagggtaaaCCTCATGTAGGCTATTTAGAAGATTAAATATTGCATGTGTGTCTACTTTAAGTCATTCCTCCCACATTAAGACATTTATTCCCAAATATTATGATTCAGGAACAGGGTGAACACCTCTTTCTGGCGTGAAGCGTCGATTTTCCATTCTTCAGTCTTTTCTGTGTTCTTTGAAAGAGTGTGAGagcgtgtatttatttatttggtgtcTTAGCGTATGCTTCCTTTGGGTGTGGTGCTCAATGCTATTTTATAATCTTGGATTTAAGTCGTGCAACTGTGTAGTTGTGGTTTCTCATGAGTCAATGATTGTTTATAGTGGTGCCACTGCATTTAAATCCACTGTTGGATAACTGGAGGGAGCTGCAGGGAAATTCGGTTTCAATATTTTCCAGGCAGTTTTTAGTAGCGAAACAGCTCCTTGGAAATATAAAACTGGATATTAAgatgatttcattttattaattcagaGTGGTTTAAAGTGCActcaaggcaatttatatatacaaaactgACAACTTGTATAAAGTAGtgacgttttttcttttttcaaaaggaCTCAAGATAATATAACTAAGAAGATAACACATGATAACTACGGGCTTTTTCCAATGTCAAAGGCTGTAAAATACGACAGATTAGATAATTCACAAAAGATTTTTATCATATAGGAGTGAAAGGTCACATCCATGCATTCAAGGCAGGCGTTTACTGTAATTATGGTGCTAATTTTAAGCAAGTCTCAATTTCAGGATGACTTTAGTTTTTTGACCAATCAGAACAAAGTCTACTGATGTCACTGAATGGCTCCTGCAATAAAGGGGCTGAAAAGATGTGATGTCACAGAAAACAGCCGGAAACAGTAAAAGGCCATGTGTGCGGTTTTTAGCCTGTTTACAACCATCTCTGCAAGTAGATCTTAAAATTGTGTGACGCAGTTAATCTGTGGCAGTGCTTTGAGCAAAAGGCAATTAtgacattttactaaatatttcaaATTTGCGACTCAGAAAGGCCTGAAGTAAACTTTAAAGAATGTTGTTTTTCCATATCGGtggatcttcagaaatcatttaacaGCAGACAACAAGGGTTTAAAAGCCTGTTAAAAGCTCAACAAATATCATAGTGTCTTCTTTATTGACTGTGCTCAGGTGGAACTATCCGTCTCATCTGCCACAAAGCGGACTTCCactgcaaacaagtacacaaacactcaCTTAAATTTGATATGGCCTAATGCAGCATGGGCTGCAGCGCATTAAAACATCCTGTTTTGTGTGTTGCTTTTAACAGGTGATGTGCTTTAACGACATTCTAGTGGCATCAGGGACGATGTCATGCCAGTTCATGCCGCTTTTGGCCCAGTAATGACTTGTTTATCAAGAAAAACACATCAATATTCTGTGACACAATAATGAATCATAGCACTTACAAGTTTTAAGTGCACAGTAATACGTCGGAAACATAAAAAGACACCTGCAATTCTTATATAAAAAATTCTTTGAAATGTCTCGGATTAAACACAGAGTCTTTGCTGGGGTTTTTGATTGGTTTGACAGGATGTGGGTTATCAGTTATCAAGCTGGAGACCTGTTTATCCAAGATAAGGGTCATTTTGATGATAAGTATCTGGGGTTTAATGCATCAAAAGCGTCGCTAACATAAATCCGGGGTTTGGCCTTCTACatactaaaatgacaaaacaaatgaCTGTTGAGAGTTCACTTGTTCCCAAACATTGCATAACTCCTAGTGTGTGTTCAATTAGGACCTACTgtacataaaaatacacaaaaagaaAGCATACattgtttgcatgtttttttaagcaacagatgaaatgtaatttatgcagaaaaccattataatcattataatggtgttttctatatacaattgaaaaaaaaatccattattattattgttattatttatatatgttattgtttccttatttttaaataaatattggttataataataactataaaggGTATTCAGCATTAAAAtgtatacagtgccctccataagtattggaactgTTAGGACAAAATtgctctgctgtggagtcaagaaatttgattaaaagattaaaagataattaaaagatgaatatgcgacaaaactacagagtgtcacattttattattaggtcgtTTGACACGtaaatgttttaccaaataaaaagatagttcatcccactatttgatggtAGTATAAGTATCGGAACAGTTGattttaaggcagatgtaaaagattaaaagctaatatttagttgcggATCCCAAAGCAGTGCGTTTGCAACCcacagacatcaccagactcttggtcttatgcttttcTCCAGCCTTTTCCAGCCAAtaccaactgttgcttgttttggggagtttctgtctttagtctcctcttcagctggtgaaattaatgttcaatcagatttaaatctgaagattgatttgggcaatctaagactttccatttctttgccctgataaagtcttTGACTGAACTGTTAGGGTGTTGGGGTCactgtcctgatccaatatgaattGTTTTCTAAAGGGTTTGGtgacattttcttgaatattggtagccaagatgattttatacccttccaaattcattctgctaccgccatcatacattaagtcattaATATTAAGAGgccctgttctagagacagccatgcatgcccatgccatgacacaaCCTCCACCAAGCTTTGCAGATGAGGaggtatgcttaggatcatttgcagttcacttttgctttccaatcacttagataaaggttcatctttgtctcatcggtccatcaCCTCAGTTTCAAAACTCTAGTGGCTCAcctttgtgaagaatcttgcctttctatttttggtgctgatcagcatcttgctgtgtagcttctgtaattctgtgtcaaattctcctgtggAGTGTAGACTGACAGAGCATCatcccagctttctggaggttgttggagattttacagacatgtactTTAGGGtttattttcacagcttttatgtttcGTGTTTTCTTACCCGATCAGTTCATCGTTGGTTGCTAAAGTTGCCGGTAGTtcccaaactcttgatttcttcatgccctttgtttttcctatagttctaattgacttcctcttttcttctagcatccaaattgcttgcttttctttcagtgtcagcttcctcatcttcatccaggtttgtgtgtgtcatcatcgaatGTAAGACTTacaatgcagaagcaatggatataactgataaaacatattccctgcttttaatatctgaagaattaatgcccTAACctaacaggacacagctgaacacttaaaAAGACCCGagaggcaactgttccaatacttctgCTCACATCAGACGATGTTTAGATGAAAAGTGCGGATCTTCTTAGCTGgtgaaacatctttgtgttgaatcacccataataaaatgtgacattctgtagttttgtctcatattcatcttttaatcctatttacagatttcttgattCCGCAGCAAACAGAACATATGGATCGATCTTACCGATTTCTGCTCATTCGAAATCAGATGTAGTAGctctgtaagattacatttgtaatACATTATCGAGAGAGCGTTTGAGTGTGAATAATGGTTATAGTACTTGTTTAAATCATTCTAACAAATTCTAATTCTTTGAGAACTCTAACTTCCCTCTCATCATGACCTTTACATTCTTTCTGATTTACGTGATCCTTTTCTGTCAagctagctaaatatgtttaatgtgaattcttgctaaatatgcagttatattatgggctgttggcatgaattgtactcgtgattgAGCAGTGGAGCGAATGAAAACCACAACGCTCCGACATTTAACAAAATACGCTCTTCCCTCCAGTCAAAATCACATCGCACTGTAGCGGTCATGACAGATTTATTTCAGAACCAGCCGCTTTTAAAATAACCTGACTGCGGGCATGGGCCAGATATTATTGCTGGCAGGCCAGTGGCCGACCACTGCTCTACACCAACAACTTCACCTCTACTGACCCCTCTgttaagctcctgaagtttgcagacgacactacagtcatcggtctCATCTAGGACGTTGATGAGTCTGCATACCGAAGCGAAGTTGAgaagctggctgtctggtgcagttaTAACAACCTTGAGCTCAACATGCTCAAAACattggagatgatagtggacttaaGGAGAAACCACTCGCACTcctcccactcaccatcatgaagaGCAATGTGACTGCTTtagagtcattcagattcctgggcacCACAATCCCTAAGGACCGGAAGTGGGCCACTCACATCGGTCCATAAGAGATTATACTTCCTTCACCAGTCTGGTTTGGCTCagttacaaaatcagacatcagatgACTAGTAGAGGACAGTtcaggattattggtgctcccctgcccaccttTCAATAActctatacatccagagtgaggaaaagggctaatactatactactaataaaatataCTATACTAATAAGACTTATAATAATCTATTTGTAACCCAAGTACAAGCTTTAAAAAAGTCAAGAAAGTGAAGATGAATAGAAAGTGATGTTGAAGGCAAAACAGTTCTGTATTGCAGCGCCACCTGCTGCACAAGCAGTGACGCCAAACATAACATATAAACATCATTAAATACCCCGCTTCAGTATTTAAAATGCTTTGAATTACAAACAGGAAGCTCCATCCAGCTTTTACAGTTCAGTGTTTGCCGTGTTCTTCACCGCTCTGTAGATGTGAATGTCCCTTTGAGAGTCATAATGGACCTCTTGCACAGAGAACCTCCGCCGTAGCTCCACGAGGAAGCGCTCGTCACGCTCGTAACGAATCCGACAGGACAACAACACCACCGTGTTCTCCGAGCTCAGGTGTTCAAGAGTCTGCAGGAGGGCGGGAAACGTCTCCTCCAGGTAAACAATGTCGGCTCCCAGGATCAAATCGAAGCTGCCTGTGGGATACAGATGTAGATTCTCACCCCAGGTAAGTTCAGATACCTGTACCGCCCCCTGCTGGTTGGGAGGAATGTTTTCACGCATATTGGCAGCCAGAAATTCCAATGCAGGCTCTCGGTCTGTAATTGTCACATTGGCTCCTGCAAGAATTAAGTATTACTGACTaaaacaattcagaaaaaaaaaaatcatttttcaggCAAAGTATTCATTCTTACCAAGCAGAGCAGCTACAATGCCCACCAAACCAGTACCGGCTCCAAGCTCAATAACTCTCTTTCCTTTCAGATCCACCGTTCCCATCTCCAGGAACATAGAGAGCACTACTGCCTAGAAATAAATCAAGGCTGGATTATTCATTTATGATGACTGAAAAAAGTACACTGCGGTCCTGCGGGATTCAAACCTACAGCCTTTTATCCCCTAGTGCAGTTTTGAACCAACTAAGTGCAGATGATGAACCTGAACTTACTGCGTCCCAGACCACAGCAGCGACACCCAATCGGTTCCAGTCCTGGCTGAGTCTGATCCTGTGATTGGCCAGTTGAAATTCAGCTGAAGTCTGGTGAAGTTTCGACAGCCCAGGCACTAGATTCTCATCATAGGGCACCAAAGCCATCTTGAGctgttaaaatgcatgaaaattccAAAACACATGAGAGGAATGAAATATTATTGCGTTAAGTCTTTTTCAGTACTTTAATCATAAAAGATAAGTTAATTATAGAATAAAAGTCATATCTGATaccttttttatgtcatgttGCATGAAGCAGACTTATATATTACATACCTATTTTGAAGTCCAACGAGTTAACAGTTCCTTATTCTGTAAcgtttaaaagtaattttattgcaaaacaaagaaaaatgtgaAACCGTCAAGAAAAATCTGATAGAGAGAGAATTCTGCGTGGTGCACTCAGCCAGCGATCAGTCGTTCGTCTGTTTTTACTGCTGTCGGTCCTGACTCACCTGCGCCATCTGATGTTTAGGCGAGTAACTGCTAGTGGTGATCATGAAGAAATACACCAAGATGACCAAACTCTTATTTTGGTTCTCTGAAtggagaaaagaagaagaagaaaaaaaactacaacaggagataagaaaagaaaaggatGTAGTCACTATTAAATACAAGACTGCAGTATTTAGCAcaccccttttttatttttctctgaagAGTATACTCTAGAACCTATATGAGgaatatatgcgcatatatgaaacctatgtgcagtttatatgtacatatatgataatatatatgtgccacatataggcaaaattgaggtgcatatatgtgcatatacaggccatataggtctcctgtattgcttctttatatccacatataagccctatacatacaagatatgtctccTATATAGCTCATGCAGGATCTGGtaattttgtagctcatatctcactTTGGcaactgtcatacatgatgcctagctcatattttctgtTATCAATACAATAACTAAgaactaacaaaaaaaattatgcaagaacttatgtatgtgcgaacacgtgaaattggtatcacatgtaattggcatgttatggataTGGCAATTAAGTGAGAGAAGATGGAAAGCTATGATGTCTACAAGTTTTCCTGAAACATTTACAAGGTCAATTATTTCTTGTATGAAGTGGAAAAGAATTGGAAATGTATAACAAAatggtttgttgtttttttattttgtcttgtactatttgattgttcttagAGAGCATATTGCAGGTTAGAAGACCCAACGAGTCAATGTATAGAAAAATAATGTAGGAActagattttcttaaaaaaaaattataaatatgctACAGTGGCTTCTGGAGTCGTTTTTGTGATAAAATTTTACTTCCGCATCTGAAAATGGGCGTGACGGGCGTGACGTAGCAAGAGGGAGAGCGGTTGATTCAAACAACAGGGGAAAAAATGGACCGCAATGACGTTTCAGACGCTGAGGAAATTGTTCATACTTACTTGTATGACGGACCACAGCCATACAATTATGAACCTGCTAGGCTGCCAAGAGAGCAATGCGAGGCAATGTTTAAAGCTGAGGAAAGTCAGTGTTGCAGGGAGGTGGATGCATACTGGGCCTTAGTGGAAAATGTCACACCCAGACTTGATGTGCAGTGCCTGACTCTGCACCCAGGCTTCGAGGCTTGCCGTCTGAACCCATATGTGCTACAGATAGCCAGGCCAGCAGACATGAGTATGTTTATGGTAgagataatttattacttttgagcTAAAAAGACATGTTCTAAGCGATCTC
This region includes:
- the LOC132131721 gene encoding protein N-lysine methyltransferase METTL21A: MALVPYDENLVPGLSKLHQTSAEFQLANHRIRLSQDWNRLGVAAVVWDAAVVLSMFLEMGTVDLKGKRVIELGAGTGLVGIVAALLGANVTITDREPALEFLAANMRENIPPNQQGAVQVSELTWGENLHLYPTGSFDLILGADIVYLEETFPALLQTLEHLSSENTVVLLSCRIRYERDERFLVELRRRFSVQEVHYDSQRDIHIYRAVKNTANTEL